The following coding sequences lie in one Actinomycetota bacterium genomic window:
- a CDS encoding molybdenum-binding protein: protein MQYGARNAVVGQVKAVQKGDVMSLVKFDVSPCEMASVLTTESLEEMGLAVGDTVRLVVKAVNVLPVKE from the coding sequence ATGCAGTACGGCGCGCGGAACGCAGTGGTCGGACAGGTGAAGGCCGTCCAGAAGGGCGACGTCATGTCGCTCGTGAAGTTCGACGTGAGCCCATGCGAGATGGCCTCGGTGCTCACCACCGAGTCGCTCGAGGAGATGGGCCTGGCCGTCGGCGACACCGTCCGCCTGGTCGTCAAGGCGGTCAACGTCCTGCCCGTCAAGGAGTAG